AACAAGTACCAGAAGTCTCAGGCTATCCCCCGTCTTCAACCTCAATCACACTCCAAACCATAATTAAACTTGGGGCATTTGCTAGAACATGTGCCAGATATGAAATTCCTGATAGACCTGGTCCTACCATCACGGCAGCAATACCATACGATTAACGGAGAGAAAAAACAaggataaaaaatgaaagaggaAGTTACGAAAAGGCTTTTCGATCATTGTAGACAGATGTAGAATACaatggaagtaaaaaaaaataaacaaaatttgcagAATCAAGTAGCAGTATAGGAAGTCAAACTTCTtgacatttgtttttatgtaagaaaaaaaaaacgttcgtCATGGTGGAGGCAAAAGTTGAACATTGCCATCACAGACCTAAACTTGAACCTTATAGAGTCTTCAAGAACTAGGAGCGAGGCAAATTGGACACACCTTTACATCAACTCCTTCAGTATCAGGTAAaagtgattatattttaaattttttaaacagtggaGCTAGTACAATGGTAAATATTCCATTCAATGGCAAATATTTACTCAAATGCATGAcctaagagttcccttgtcttctgtatttggttcaaaattaaaaggctacggggttgaacattagctgtcgtaaaccaaaaaaattgggtcggctgttcaaagacggttataaaataaataaagtggtAAATTACGGAATAAGGTGCAAGGTATTAATTTGTCTGCTTGAAAGGAGTTCGAAAAAGTGATTGGCATCTGTAATGCTTTTTCGCACTACAAATGCCAATAGGAGTGGGTCATAGGAAAGTTTCACTAAGACATATTATGAATTACCTGAACGGTCCGACTGTGAGTTTTCAAAGATTTGTTTGGATTAATGAGCAAGAGTTTGATCAACTGTGAACacctttttctaataattttcaatgatttagtAATTTCCTTTTCTTGATGAATGAAAGTTCATTGAGTTTACATAAGCAATTAAGACATATCTACCAACTTAATGAAGTTATCTTCTTTGAATATGAAAGCAGAGATGAGCATCCGACTCTCacgataaataataatgaataatgattCAAAATCTTCcttaacaatgaataaaaatttatgcattagtcagaaatattttgtgtaaagaataaaacattcattattttcaataattattctttatccATTAGTCaagaataagttaattaaacgattcaaaagaaaattcacCCACTCATGAAACTTATTTACCCatagaaaatttcatgaaaaaaattatttttaataattattccgAAGCCGTGTCAATTTTAGAatcatctgattttaaaaaaaaaatcaatgaatgtATGCAATTTCTGAACTGATAAACAAAAAGGCGCTGCAAGAAGGCTAACGGACTTTTTACAGAAGctgtgaaaacaaatttttcctaCAATGATATTGCTCCAAGGGACCTACtcaataatttcgttatttcCAGAATGAAATCTGTTTGATCGAAGCatattattctttgaaaattaaaacgagaaaaaaatttacttttattatttatctaagcttattctatttattttatgatagcGATATCAGGGTCAAAGACATGCAATGGAAGCCCCGTTtactattatactataaatgcattaaatcaaatagcttgaataatttattttaagcaaattatttaataattttaagcaaataagggtgtaaaaataaactcgatCAAAATACTCCGAAAGTATATCCTAAAGTATATGTAGAATAAACTTCGGAATCAATAGATAcaaaaataccttttcaaaCAACTTCAAGTAGAACGGATACGCTAACTTGTTTGAATTAGCTGTCCTTCtaactatttaatttcgattCCTGGTGCTAGGGACCATTCCATTTTCACAttcgatttttgaaatttcaattgtaaacggaaattttttatgtccttaaaaaatgttagggttgcagcaaaaaaaaatttaccgcattggtttttttagaaagtagtgaattattattttttcaatctaagaaCATGCGCCTACGTCttacttaaaacttattttaatatctagtgaaataattttatatgttaagtTACTAACTggataatcccaagaaactgaaacgGAAATATAAGAACttcattgatttgaaaaataatcgatgataataaaaaagacaTGTTTTGAGCGTCTAATAATTAAAGTCACAAGTCTGTCAAGCCTgacaagtcttgagaatggcCGCTTATATTTGaatgcttgaaacatgtcgacttttacttccatcttcatattttttgatgcCAGTGGagtttttatcatcaattataCAGCTTTACATTAGGGtctaatcattattttgataagaattttaccctcgttaaagtaaacatatgcattttaatattttaacaggattCATATGGTCTTTAAAAACGTAACAGCATCAATATTGTAAAAGATAtaaccataaaattaaaattaaccataaCCATAATATAAAGtaaccataaaattaaaattttgagaccaGATATCTTGAGTTAatgaaattgattatttttatcctttaagtttttgtgccctcatttcagtatcttaaggACCTTACGAgttctatttaaaaagaaagtatcgtatcagatatttataagaaaacaaaaataatcatagtagCAGTATTTTGGGGTAAATGTAGCTTATCGTAATTGAAGAACATGCTGTGCGaaattttatggtgaatttgcgaaagtaagtttcagaatgtatcgaaacatAAGGATACTGTTCGCAAATCATCTTAACCCAAAGTGACCTAAATATCTAGCAGAatgaagtgattttttaaacaatgaatccaACAATAtacaacatattatttcaatatcttatttttaaacgcaacatatttcaaaatgccACTTAACATTCAGCAATTCCCtgagttattaaaataagaaacgtCGTAAACTATAGAAAACCTTATAAATGTGCGTTATAATTACTATgcaatctacattttatttttcaagcactttttttgtttcttccattttttgtATCTAGACACGTATATACctataataagttatttaaatttgattttggaaTGCAATCATcgtataaatatagtaaaaacaacacaaaaaatctaaatattgtCAAATGAAAAAGTCAATCAGTTTCTAGATAATCAGTTTCTGtactttttataaagattagtcaaaaaaaataacaagggACTTTTCAAATACGTcatttttgagatttaaaaaaaattattaaaaatgagaccTAAATTATTCAGTAGTATTCcgtttcaaagtattttttcccGTCACATTTTTGTGTACGGatgataaatgtaaaatattatgatttgttattaaattttgatttcgttttaaatttataaactgctgtttgtagaaaatgcaacaccatgaaggaatcatcagaatcaaatgaaattcgcaGCAAATGTCAAAGGCCCccatttatgcaaattaataaagtttcagagccatcgcgcgtgcgtggcgcgcgcagcgccctctgaattgatgctgaaagcgtataaataaagtgctgtagcgggacgttgaaaatagtctatgattatttgttagtggcaaacgtttagtgagacctgagtatgcctccacgacggaagaataagaaattcaagcaacttacggagtttgaacgagggaggataatcggccttcgagaaggaggattttcctatcgcgcaatagcagctcgtatgcagcggaacagttccacagtgatgcgagtttggaagcagtggaccgACGAGCACCGAACAACTCGAAAAACAGGCACTGGACGACAGAAGGTGACGTNcctccctcgttcaaactccgtaagttgcttgaatttcttattcttccgtcgtggaggcatactcaggtctcactaaacgtttgccactaacaaataatcatagactattttcaacgtcccgctacagcactttatttatacgctttcagcatcaattcagagggcgctgcgcgcgccacgcacgcgcgatggctctgaaactttattaatttgcataatatcctataattgacatttgctgcaaatttcatttgattctgatgattccttcatggtgttgcattttctacaaacagcagtttatatagatatttataaaaataaaagtgctcagcaataataaataaaatattttccataaaaaaacttgttttcatatgcttttttttttttaaattttcatacgtttattcaaatctaattatccttattcctatatttgatttttataattaatttcgttCATCTGGAAAGAAATAGGTcgtgtaaatttgttttatgcttACCAACGCAATCCGCATCCTTTTGCCCTTTCTTAGCTTCGTCTACtggtttaaaatcttttttacacTCACAAGTAAAAGTGTTGCCATTCGCTACACATTCCGTATTTTTTCCAGTACAATCAGTGACTTTGCATTCATGAGTTGCtgctaaaaaatacaataaaataaaaacgctaGTTTGATTATACATAAAAACTCACTATATAACTTTTTCTGGATTCTATCCAAAGTCTTTAATCTGAAGTTTAGAACCACCTAAACTCAAACGAGAATATTTGTCGCTGtcacttttaaaagttaagttctCTCATGCCAAAACAGGTCATTACGTAATTGTTAGCGTACttttgaattctttattttaaacttactaCAAAAGTGTCCAATTTGCTCAATATtacttatgttttttattaatgttgctGTCCCTAAAGATTtagatttaacaatttttcaaaatgaacgaaggaaaaatattcatttcattaaccAAGATCAGCGATGAATGCCTTTTCTCCATTATCTCAATCGTTTTCTTTGGTTTCCTGCCACATTTTAGagtttatgttaaataaaatctattcaaaaagacaaaatgaataattaaattattattttctaacttttaagtaatttagttCGTGCGattttgtttcacttttgaGCTTTCAGGGGATTAaaggatcaaaaataatttcaaaataatttcagtatGATATAgcaaaaaatcaagcaaaatgCTAGTAACTTGCATCAAATTTTTTGGGTTTTCATGCAAGATGATTGCATAAATGTCCTAAACTTAGCTGAAGTAATGATGGAATTTAGGATATgttgataaataaaagaattttttttcgtcatacttcatttttttactacaagtttgaaaatattcaataaaattaaacaacatttttagagaaattcaaaattattgttttaaaacttggaaaaaaaatcactaaaagtCGCTCAATGAGCATTTAAATTAGTTGCTTTATCTTGAACATGAGcaagcaaattttaaactttgtagtAAATTGTAAAtggcaattaatgaaaaaagtcttatttaaatttcttaaatctttaaatatcattaatcaACTTTCGAATCACATTctgtacttttttaaagattactCAAAAAAATAAGGTACTTTTCAATTCCATCATTTCTgagattaaaaaagatttattaaaagtgaCACCACAATTATTTAGTAGCAGCGACCTTTAATGTATTTCTCCNCAAAAATAGGGCTAAAAGTAAGAGTTAGGAAAGGTTACCAGTAAGAACCTAAATCGAGAGATTTTTTTCATCAACAATGGATCCGCTTAAATTCTGTTAGTATCAATAAGAGCTATCtgtgctaaaaatatttgtaaaactttcTTATTGTAAGCCTGACCGACATCACTTCACAGTCTCATCCAATTCCTCgtaaaaaatgcttacaaaaCAAACCGTCACTAATGCTTAAACTTTAAGTAGAAGCGAAATTCCTATTTTCTCCTATATCTTTCCAgggaaattcaaaaaaaaaaaaaaaaaatgaataactaaCAAGGTTGGATTTATATATAAGCNNNNNNNNNNNNNNNNNNNNNNNNNNNNNNNNNNNNNNNNNNNNNNNNNNNNNNNNNNNNNNNNNNNNNNNNNNNNNNNNNNNNNNNNNNNNNNNNNNNNNNNNNNNNNNNNNNNNNNNNNNNNNNNNNNNNNNNNNNNNNNNNNNNNNNNNNNNNNNNNNNNNNNNNNNNNNNNNNNNNNNNNNNNNNNNNNNNNNNNNNNNNNNNNNNNNNNNNNNNNNNNNNNNNNNNNNNNNNNNNNNNNNNNNNNNNNNNNNNNNNNNNNNNNNNNNNNNNNNNNNNNNNNNNNNNNNNNNNNNNNNNNNNNNNNNNNNNNNNNNNNNNNNNNNNNNNNNNNNNNNNNNNNNNNNNNNNNNNNNNNNNNNNNNTAAActcaaataagaatttttgtcGGAGTCACTTTTAAAAGTCACGTTCTCTCACTCCAAAACAGGTCCTTACATAATTGTTAAAGtactttcaaattctttattttaaacttactaCAAAAGTGTCCAATTTGCTCAATATAACTTACGTTTTTCATTAATGTTGTCGTCCCTAAAGATTTCCTACCTAAAAgtttaagacaaaataaaatttaaagaaagtacaCATTAAAGGGCAGAAACGATTGATNGATTTCCTACCTAAAAGTTTaagacgaaataaaatttaaagctaagaAAGTACATATTAAAGGGCAGAAACGAttgatttaaagcaaaaaatcactaaaaactgttctaaatttacatttctttctCATTAATTTAGCAAGTTCAACAGCAGCTCAGAGCTACATTATatgtttaacaattttcaatttaagagaaggaaaaatattcattttattaaccaAGATCAGatattaatgcttttttgtCCATTATTTTAATCGTTTTCTTTGGTTTCTAGCCACATTTTAGAGTTCacgttaaaataaaatccataaaaCTAATGTGTCTCCAAGCAAGAAGTTTGTAACAATGTATAGATATGAAACTTCCATGAGTTAGTTTTGATAACATATTATTCAAAAGTAGCATTATAATGTGCATGAATCAAATCTTAATGTATCTAANNNNNNNNNNNNNNNNNNNNNNNNNNNNNNNNNNNNNNNNNNNNNNNNNNNNNNNNNNNNNNNNNNNNNNNNNNNNNNNNNNNNNNNNNNNNNNNNNNNNNNNNNNNNNNNNNNNNNNNNNNNNNNNNNNNNNNNNNNNNNNNNNNNNNNNNNNNNNNNNNNNNNNNNNNNNNNNNNNNNNNNNNNNNNNNNNNNNNNNNNNNNNNNNNNNNNNNNNNNNNNNNNNNNNNNNNNNNNNNNNNNNNNNNNNNNNNNNNNNNNNNNNNNNNNNNNNNNNNNNNNNNNNNNNNNNNNNNNNNNNNNNNNNNNNNNNNNNNNNNNNNNNNNNNNNNNNNNNNNNNNNNNNNNNNNNNNNNNNNNNNNNNNNNNNNNNNNNNNNNNNNNNNNNNNNNNNNNNNNNNNNNNNNNNNNNNNNNNNNNNNNNNNNNNNNNNNNNNNNNNNNNNNNNNNNNNNNNNNNNNNNNNNNNNNNNNNNNNNNNNNNNNNNNNNNNNNNNNNNNataatactagaatatttcacaaatatatatctcatattttcattctttttcttatagtatataattacattgGTTTCTAAATGcaaagatgccaactgcttcggacacgccaaaataattataaaaaaacggttaataactactaagtaaattttgcaaataaaaagtgataaattatataagcctacgaattatttagaaatagtgctggataaaaatcttctaaatagaatttattaaattaagaatcacaattatACGTATTCTttcatgcgtcaaattgacgcttgttcgtagagataggtatataagaaacgtccgtgAACCTAGTGTTAAAATGCACAAATGCTGAAATATTCTTATGAGACAGTTTTATAAGAATACTAATTTATTGTCTATTTTTTGGcgatgcttttttttgtttcgacAAATAAGGTTTTTGCTAAGGTTTGCtaaggtttttaaaacaatcgcTCATAAATTCGTCATCAAATCTGAGCacattaaaacaaatcttttaaatacTTCTCTTCCTACACACCACTATATTTTGCATCACTCTGTCCCATTAAGATTTATTACTGCccagtttgaaaatatttcattcgatTATTCCTATAGTAAACATTTTTAGGCATTgttgaatagttatttttatgcaaCTTGATACTAaagccttattttttttttaaaaaaattagtagctggcattagaataattaatttatttactttttgcattatATGAAACGTGTAATTTGATTCTTTAAGTCAATTTCAGTTGATTTTAGTAGACTGAAATGCTTTGATTGGTTTTAGACATgaagtttaaactttatttagatTGCAAATGCACTATAatcacaaaatacatttttatgttgCTTTTTAACTGGATTATTCCCCAAAACATCCTTTTATACAAccatctatttcttttttatgaatcaATTCACTGGTACCATAGTtcgcatattttttctaatgttcCCAAAAGTTGGGTAAActtatctttaataataattatatttatttcacaaaatgatcttaaaaatatgaaacagaaAACAATATTCGCAAATGaacattatctatttttattttttacctttgctTGCACTTACATTTAATATCTAAAAGAAGCAtcaattcaacttttaaaaaaaggagcaaAGTACTTTGCTCAATCTaattaattcttgttttttcagtCTAATATAGAGGTAATGGAAAGTTTCTAATTACCTTATAAGGACCGCCTTTTCTgagtatcaaattatatttattgattttaactaCAAGGTGATAAAAGACAATATTAAAGATGATGAATATACATTAAATGAGATGATTCATGATAATTTAAAAGGTGATAAAGGGATTAAGCAAGATAATAGCGACAAGCCACTTCTCGAGTTACAGATTACATCtacttcaaagtttttaaaaacaaaaagttaatatttctgCGCTTGCAAAGCCATAGGAAAACAGTTTTTGAGCTTGCCATGAGGCATGAGGGCTTGCGACACCCTTAAGgaagcaattttttgaaaattctccaaagaatgaaactaaagttaaaaacttaCGTTCGCACGTAATCTTGTTCGCTGATTCCTTGAATTTCCCATTACAATTGCATTTAGTCTTATCTTTAGTCAATTCTACACCACTTGGACACACAAATTCTCTTCTTAGTTCACAAGTACCTgaaagagagaaataaaataaaatgtagtagAAAAATTGTTGCTTCTTTGTCCCCAGTTTAGGTATGAAAGTGTTGAAAATCTTATGATAAACTGTATGCGGATATGATTAAAGATGCTAGGCTAAATTTACCACTTAACGGTTCGAAAGTATTTCACCTTACTTCAGGTATAATcatgataattaatttagagtaattaattaacgaaaatatttaattaattataaatatataattaactataaatataaaattaactgtaaatctctaatttataaatgttataactagtaataacaataaaatagaagaagaatcaaaaataattaaaaacatgtcaACAATAAGCGAACCGAACCTATATTAGTTTTCCCATTTCCTTATCTTGCATTTTGACACGCGGTgtataagatttttctttcaatagtaTAGAATAATAAGCCTTTTTTCCCTGTTACTAAGACTTATAACTCTGGACAAATTCAAATTAAGTGAACTTCAAGATATCATATTAATTGAACGTCATGAGTTCTAAAGAAATTAGTCTCTGCTGAATagcaaaaatgtgttaaatattgCTGGTTTGACATGCTCAGAATTTGCGGTTGAACCTGTTCGTTAGGATCGACTTTAAGCAGcgaactttattttttccagtTAATCAACTGCACTTGGATAGAGTAACTTATTGTTTTCAGTTTCGGTATTctttagagaaatttaaataattttcgatttaAGGAATAAATAGTCAAAGTTACACGGAATAGGTGACCAGAACGCGACAGAAAATATGGATTTTTCTCAAtagcaaataaatgaattattatgttttcacatttgatttttaaagaatgttttacaTTTCCCATTGAAGGAATTCATTGAATTTACACGCTtttagaaaacgaaaaatttgaagaatatttcTTCATCCACTCGTGACgtcacaaaattgaaatttttgttaaacattgaaaactttatgataaattgaatttaataaatattaaaaaaattatgagataaaacaaaactaatatgtgtattttttacacataaaatttaaccctttaacgggccctttatttctagtaaatgtaaattaaagtatttttggaattgaaattgttttaagaacagtaattgatattaaaaaaaactcatttagtttataaaaatgccatttttttgtggtaaatatatttaacatgacctattaggaacttactgacttttatttttctttatttataaaataaatcccttaaatgctacaaacttcaaaaggaattatgtattttataccttttatacgtttttcaaaagtgacaaatggttaccaattttatttaaactcacttcaagaaagctgaagttattgaaaaatggaaacctaaattaaaagtggtaaaacgtggtggtaagtatacttaccacagccttcaaaagggttaagtcagtggcttttaaaagtaaaattttaatttttttatcggtaaattaattttacgttgctggaaataatattttttctttaaattttcacagAAAAGAAGCTGTTAAATTATAATCAGTGTATTTTCGATTCGTTATAAAACATGTGTCACAAGCAGAGAAAAAAGATCAAAGAATCAGGAAAAAAAGGAtatccttataattttgaatctcTAGAATTAAGAAAGTGaaaattcctaatttaaaacatcagaaaaagaaaaaactaaagaataaaaaggcaggaattaaaatagcataaaagtaacaaaagcaaacaaaatttatcatggAATCACTCCTAAAGGTTTTGattatcataaaaagaaaaatatttttccttacttttatCACCATTAACTACAAGAACCGCTTCTTTTATGCAAACACATGTTTCTTTTGTATCTTCTGTTTCTCCTTTAAAGCAATAGCCATATGGTCCACATTGCAATGTGCAGGgaataattgtttttgcttCATCTGATTTTACTGGTTCTACGTAAACGAAAAACTTGttacagttatttattaaaaaattgttaacttagtatataaaacaaaatggatACCACTCAACCTAAGAAGGCCATAAAACGCCTCTAAATTCCATTATTGACGAGAGTGATGTATGTTTGAGTTTATATAGCATAGAATGCACACTCGAGCAtcatttacttcaattttagaaactatttataaataaaatatgaattgaaattatgaatacttaataaattatgaattgaaagTTAGACACTCGGGTTGATCTTCCAACACGAAATAAAGTTCTTTCAATGCATTTAGACCTAGCTATTCACTATCCATCATCCCCCCTTTCTACTTTTTgtattatgtttgaaatttagatGTAGAAGCAGGTagcctcccccccccccttagGCTAGGTACctcaaacaaattttgatcTGCAGTTATATGCCTTTTTGAGTCAGGAGTATACCAACTCAAGTAGGatacttaattttaatccagattgcagaaatataaatttacgatGTGCTACTAGTTCTGCCATTCTCTTTCGCTGACTTATTCAATTTATCGTACGTTGACAAAATTCCAGTCTCCCACGGGCATACCTCCTATGAAGAAATTGAGTGTTCAATTCTCGGACAGGCCCTTTCTAACCAATTCAAAGCAAGCAAGCAAACCTTAGTTTCCAAACAGATgtatgtaaaattgaaataatatctaCTGAATAGAACTATACTATCATTTGACcctattcatgtaaaaaaaaattataattatatctgTAGTAACACTACAGAGAAATTTCATTGCTAGCAGTGATGCATACCCAGAGataccaactgctccggacccgccaaaataattaaaaaaacggtaaataactacaaagtagattttgtaaatatttgactACCTTTGCTTGTTATTTAAATGGTATAGCATGACGTAAGTAcgataaagtggtgaattatataagcctacgaattatttagaaatagtgatggataaaaatctactaaattgaatttattaaaccgagAATCACAATTTACAAACTACCactttaagatatatatttgctgtccggagcaagttggtatCTCTCTGATGTATAAAAGTCTTTGACCGAGTCTGGCATCAGGGCCTCGTATACAAgctcataaatttcaatatccCCAAAGATCTAATactactaattaataattatctgaCAAACAGAACTTTTCATATTAAGATCAATACAGCATTTTCTTCCGCTAGAAACATTAAAGCAGGAG
The Parasteatoda tepidariorum isolate YZ-2023 chromosome 9, CAS_Ptep_4.0, whole genome shotgun sequence genome window above contains:
- the LOC122272731 gene encoding uncharacterized protein (The sequence of the model RefSeq protein was modified relative to this genomic sequence to represent the inferred CDS: added 31 bases not found in genome assembly): MKRERGIXKPVKSDEAKTIIPCTLQCGPYGYCFKGETEDTKETCVCIKEAVLVVNGDKSTCELRREFVCPSGVELTKDKTKCNCNGKFKESANKITCERQRCPRRVQKT